A genome region from Kineosporia corallincola includes the following:
- a CDS encoding cysteine desulfurase-like protein, producing MANSTLDVEALRSHFPALAEGAAHFDGAGGTQTADVVGDAVRDTLLSAVSNRYTVTRAERRAEEIVVRARAAMADLLDADPGGIVFGRSMTALTFEFSRTLAKTWRPGDEVVLSRLDHDANVRPWVIAAQNAGATVRWIDFDPATGELEDVSQHLSERTRLVAVTGASNLIGTKPRLEPIAYAAHSVGALLYVDAVHLAAHVPVSLADLGADFVACSPYKFFGPHCGVVAARPQLLEQLHPDKLAPSSNTVPERFELGTLPYELLAGVTAAVDLIAGLAPGAETDRLQQTHSSMWAISDHEDALRMKIEAGLAELDGVTVWSRSPDRTPTLLLTFEQHEAAAAYPFLADLGINAPAGSFYAYEPSRRLGLGTQGGLRIGLSPYNNDDDVDRLLAGLRAFLAR from the coding sequence ATGGCGAACTCCACCCTGGACGTCGAGGCGCTCCGGTCCCACTTCCCCGCCCTCGCCGAGGGCGCGGCCCACTTCGACGGGGCGGGCGGCACCCAGACCGCCGACGTGGTGGGCGACGCCGTTCGCGACACCCTGCTGTCGGCTGTCTCCAACCGCTACACCGTCACCCGCGCCGAGCGCCGCGCCGAGGAGATCGTGGTGCGGGCCCGCGCGGCGATGGCCGACCTGCTCGACGCTGATCCGGGCGGCATCGTGTTCGGCCGCAGCATGACTGCCCTGACCTTCGAGTTCTCGCGCACCCTGGCCAAGACCTGGCGGCCGGGCGACGAGGTGGTGCTCAGCCGCCTGGACCACGACGCGAACGTGCGGCCGTGGGTGATCGCCGCACAGAACGCCGGTGCCACCGTGCGCTGGATCGACTTCGACCCGGCCACCGGTGAGCTCGAGGACGTCTCCCAGCACCTCTCGGAGCGCACCCGCCTGGTCGCGGTCACCGGCGCCTCGAACCTGATCGGCACCAAACCCCGGCTGGAGCCGATCGCGTACGCCGCGCACTCCGTCGGCGCCCTGCTCTACGTCGACGCCGTGCATCTCGCCGCCCATGTCCCGGTGTCGCTGGCCGACCTGGGCGCGGACTTCGTGGCCTGCTCGCCGTACAAGTTCTTCGGCCCGCACTGCGGTGTGGTCGCGGCCCGCCCGCAACTGCTGGAGCAACTGCACCCGGACAAGCTCGCGCCCTCGTCGAACACCGTGCCGGAGCGCTTCGAGCTGGGCACCCTGCCCTACGAGCTGCTGGCCGGCGTGACCGCGGCCGTCGACCTGATCGCCGGCTTGGCCCCCGGCGCCGAAACCGACCGCCTCCAGCAGACCCACTCGTCCATGTGGGCAATCTCCGACCACGAAGACGCCCTGCGGATGAAGATCGAGGCCGGGCTGGCCGAGCTCGACGGCGTCACCGTGTGGTCGCGCTCCCCCGACCGCACCCCGACGCTGCTGCTGACCTTCGAGCAGCACGAGGCCGCGGCCGCCTACCCGTTCCTGGCCGACCTCGGCATCAACGCCCCGGCCGGTTCGTTCTACGCCTACGAGCCGTCCCGGCGGCTCGGCCTGGGCACCCAGGGCGGCCTGCGCATCGGGTTGTCGCCCTACAACAACGACGACGACGTGGACCGCCTGCTCGCCGGGCTAAGGGCGTTTCTGGCCCGCTGA
- a CDS encoding histidine phosphatase family protein yields the protein MVAAGGSPHFPPVHLLLVRHGQQERDGQNGALTALGREQAAATGAVLGLTEHDRLVSSTRLRAVETALAFGREPEQVADLDEFRFGPDWTWDDADKREDLVLWRPHHRTPGGESLLEFQRRVQGAMTALVARPPEGRLVVVTHAAVTDAVLRWLFGLAPDAPWTFEVSVPHASITELHHWPKKRHPAGAPRHTFLLRLGDVTHLPPGLVTGE from the coding sequence ATGGTCGCCGCCGGAGGTTCCCCGCACTTTCCGCCCGTCCATCTGCTCCTCGTCCGGCACGGCCAGCAAGAACGGGACGGCCAGAACGGAGCCCTCACCGCGCTGGGCCGTGAGCAGGCGGCCGCCACCGGGGCTGTTCTCGGCCTGACCGAGCACGACCGGCTGGTCTCCAGCACCCGGCTGCGGGCCGTCGAGACCGCCCTCGCCTTCGGCCGGGAACCGGAGCAGGTCGCCGATCTCGACGAGTTCCGCTTCGGCCCGGACTGGACCTGGGACGACGCTGACAAGCGCGAGGACCTCGTGCTCTGGCGCCCGCATCACCGCACCCCGGGCGGCGAATCGCTGCTGGAGTTCCAGCGGCGCGTGCAGGGTGCGATGACCGCTCTGGTGGCGCGGCCTCCGGAGGGCCGTCTGGTGGTGGTGACCCATGCCGCCGTCACCGACGCCGTGCTGCGCTGGCTGTTCGGCCTGGCCCCCGACGCACCGTGGACGTTCGAGGTGAGCGTGCCGCACGCGTCGATCACCGAGCTGCATCACTGGCCCAAGAAGCGCCATCCGGCGGGAGCTCCCCGTCACACGTTCCTGCTCCGGCTCGGTGACGTGACCCATCTGCCGCCTGGGCTCGTCACCGGAGAATAA
- a CDS encoding type II toxin-antitoxin system Phd/YefM family antitoxin, producing MTEAPHESIRDLRSHLADVVERADRYHQPTVITRRGRPVAAVVSIDVLRRYQELEEQELNRLVDERMAHRGAGTPLEDVLRETLSRDD from the coding sequence ATGACAGAGGCACCGCATGAGTCGATTCGCGACCTTCGTTCGCATCTGGCTGACGTGGTCGAGCGCGCCGATCGATACCACCAGCCCACCGTGATCACCCGCCGGGGCCGCCCCGTTGCGGCGGTCGTCTCCATCGATGTCTTACGTCGCTACCAAGAGCTCGAAGAGCAGGAGCTCAATCGGCTGGTCGATGAACGCATGGCGCACCGCGGAGCCGGAACGCCCCTTGAGGATGTGCTGCGCGAGACCCTGTCCCGCGATGACTGA
- a CDS encoding glycoside hydrolase family protein — protein MTRRTKRLVGTLAAISLLLGALGYLGLRSRSSGSSASASAGTSSDLVMAQVPQATVTTGSTTKPADPAAAAKKKAERTNGLTEQAARAGAAPTKKARQKSTATSSSSSTIGTGGKSTTPDTLGPVKKGAALWNQTGITASLKDSGVSWFYNWAPDPQEVKAPAGVEYVPMIWGEGAVTAANLAAARKNGDTLLGFNEPDLAEQSNMSVEKALELWPQLEATGMRLGSPVVAYGADTEGGWLDRFMTGAKSQGYDVDFIALHWYGADFTTKNAVSQLKSYIQAVHEKYGKPIWLTEYALMNFAEGAQKFPDAADQAAFVTASTEMLESLGYVEHYSWFAFPTSTNGQDETGLYRPGGAITDSGKAYRAAG, from the coding sequence GTGACTCGCCGGACCAAGCGCCTCGTCGGAACGCTCGCCGCCATCTCCCTGCTGCTGGGCGCGCTCGGCTACCTGGGCCTGCGCTCGCGCTCATCGGGCAGTTCCGCGAGCGCCTCGGCCGGCACCTCGTCCGACCTGGTCATGGCTCAGGTTCCGCAGGCGACGGTGACCACCGGCAGCACGACGAAGCCGGCCGACCCGGCCGCTGCGGCGAAGAAGAAGGCCGAGCGCACCAACGGCCTGACCGAGCAGGCCGCCCGGGCCGGTGCCGCCCCCACGAAGAAGGCCAGGCAGAAGAGCACGGCCACGAGCAGTTCGTCGTCCACCATCGGCACCGGCGGCAAGAGCACCACGCCCGACACCCTGGGCCCGGTGAAGAAGGGCGCGGCCCTGTGGAACCAGACGGGCATCACCGCCTCGCTGAAAGACTCCGGGGTGAGCTGGTTCTACAACTGGGCCCCCGATCCGCAAGAGGTGAAGGCGCCGGCCGGCGTCGAGTACGTGCCGATGATCTGGGGCGAAGGCGCGGTCACCGCGGCCAATCTGGCAGCCGCCCGCAAGAACGGCGACACCCTGCTCGGCTTCAACGAACCCGACCTGGCCGAGCAGTCGAACATGAGCGTCGAGAAGGCCCTCGAACTGTGGCCGCAGCTGGAGGCCACCGGAATGCGGCTGGGCAGCCCGGTGGTGGCCTACGGCGCCGACACCGAGGGTGGCTGGCTCGACCGGTTCATGACCGGAGCGAAGAGCCAGGGCTACGACGTCGACTTCATCGCCCTGCACTGGTACGGCGCGGATTTCACCACGAAGAATGCCGTCAGCCAGCTGAAGTCGTACATCCAGGCGGTGCACGAGAAGTACGGCAAGCCGATCTGGCTCACCGAGTACGCGCTGATGAACTTCGCCGAGGGCGCGCAGAAGTTCCCCGACGCCGCCGACCAGGCCGCGTTCGTCACCGCCTCGACGGAGATGCTCGAGAGCCTCGGATACGTCGAGCACTACTCCTGGTTCGCCTTCCCGACCTCGACCAACGGGCAGGACGAGACCGGCCTGTACCGGCCGGGCGGCGCGATCACCGATTCGGGCAAGGCCTACCGCGCGGCCGGCTGA
- a CDS encoding TetR/AcrR family transcriptional regulator, with protein sequence MGEVRAQMCRPLRKDAERNRQRILTAARELLAEQGCGVSHDQLAEAADVAVGTVYRRFPDKDSLLEALFEEDVDRIVHIARAALEIDDPWKALVTFVTRSLELQAGNRGLKEFLMYNVTSGTMTSCRARLLPVIDELVARAHVAEVLRPGICSYDLGMIPLMVGPVMDGCREVQPDLWRRSLEIVLDGLRPCPERYRLSAPGLQAEEFLEVMRSSHTSPTRR encoded by the coding sequence GTGGGCGAGGTCCGTGCGCAGATGTGCAGGCCGCTGCGGAAAGATGCTGAGCGCAACCGGCAGCGGATCCTCACCGCTGCCCGTGAGCTGCTCGCCGAGCAAGGGTGCGGTGTCAGTCACGACCAGCTGGCCGAGGCGGCAGACGTGGCGGTGGGCACCGTCTATCGCCGGTTCCCCGACAAGGACTCGCTGCTCGAGGCCCTGTTCGAAGAAGATGTCGACCGGATCGTCCACATCGCCCGGGCCGCCCTGGAGATCGACGATCCGTGGAAGGCGCTCGTCACCTTCGTCACCCGTTCGCTGGAGCTCCAGGCCGGCAACCGTGGCCTCAAAGAGTTCCTGATGTACAACGTCACCAGCGGCACCATGACCTCGTGCCGGGCCCGGCTGCTGCCGGTGATCGACGAGCTGGTGGCCCGGGCTCACGTCGCCGAGGTGCTGCGGCCGGGCATCTGCTCCTACGACCTGGGCATGATCCCGCTCATGGTCGGCCCGGTGATGGACGGCTGCCGTGAGGTGCAGCCCGACCTGTGGCGCCGGTCGCTGGAGATCGTGCTCGACGGCCTGAGGCCGTGCCCCGAGCGCTACCGGCTCTCCGCCCCCGGGTTGCAGGCCGAGGAGTTTCTCGAGGTGATGCGCAGCTCGCACACCTCGCCCACCCGCCGCTAG
- a CDS encoding SDR family NAD(P)-dependent oxidoreductase — MATYDVAGRSAIVTGAGSGIGRSIAHLLGANGASVIVSDINAENADVVTKEITAAGGVAQAFVGDVADVAVHTAMVEAANALAPLKVAVNNAGIGGPAAPIAEYDIEKWKKVVEVNLNAVFYGLHEQIPAMIANGGGSVINMASVLGSVGIANSSAYVTTKHALLGMTKNAALEHSVQGVRVNAVGPGFIHTPLVDATLDADAQKFLASQHALNRLGTPEEVAALVAFLASDAASFITGSYHLVDGGYSAH, encoded by the coding sequence ATGGCCACCTACGACGTCGCAGGTCGCTCCGCAATCGTCACCGGTGCCGGCTCGGGCATCGGCCGCTCCATCGCCCATCTGCTGGGCGCCAACGGTGCCAGCGTCATCGTGTCCGACATCAACGCGGAGAACGCCGATGTCGTGACCAAGGAGATCACCGCCGCCGGCGGTGTGGCGCAGGCCTTCGTCGGGGACGTCGCCGACGTCGCCGTGCACACCGCGATGGTGGAGGCCGCGAACGCCCTGGCCCCGCTGAAGGTCGCGGTCAACAACGCCGGCATCGGCGGCCCGGCCGCGCCGATCGCCGAGTACGACATCGAGAAGTGGAAGAAGGTCGTCGAGGTCAACCTCAACGCCGTCTTCTACGGTCTGCACGAGCAGATCCCGGCGATGATCGCGAACGGCGGTGGCTCCGTGATCAACATGGCCTCCGTGCTGGGGTCGGTCGGTATCGCCAACAGCTCCGCGTACGTCACCACCAAGCACGCCCTGCTCGGTATGACCAAGAACGCCGCGCTGGAGCACTCCGTGCAGGGCGTACGCGTCAACGCCGTCGGGCCGGGCTTCATCCACACCCCGCTGGTCGACGCCACCCTCGACGCCGACGCCCAGAAGTTTTTGGCCAGTCAGCACGCCCTGAACCGTCTGGGCACGCCGGAGGAGGTGGCCGCGCTGGTCGCCTTCCTGGCGTCCGACGCCGCCAGCTTCATCACGGGTAGCTACCACCTCGTCGACGGTGGATATTCCGCGCACTGA
- a CDS encoding MFS transporter — MASVESVDRAPGRAATDSTDPDPRRWWALAVIAIAQLMVVLDASIVNIALPSAQADLDISDANRQWVVTAYTLAFGGLLLLGGRIADYTGRKRIFMIGLIGFALASALGGAATNDVMLFGARALQGAFAALLAPAALSLLQVSFTDAKERARAFGVYGAISGGGAAIGLILGGVLTEYVSWRWCLFVNVPIAVLAAVAAIGVVRESRAHGDTRYDIPGAVLVSGGLAALVYGFTQAAEATDGWSDTSTITWLAVSAVLLVGFVIWETRTHHPLLPLRVVLDRNRGAAYVSSLLIGAGLFAMFLFLAYYFQQNLGYSAVKSGFAFLPFSVGIIVAATVASSLMPKVNPRVLLVVGGVLATIGLALLTQIDLDSSWLTLILPAEVLISLGMGLFFVVSASLALTRVEEHDAGVASAMLNTSQQIGGALGTALLNTLFASAVTNWLTDNAGNPNPAEAAIHGYHVAFWVGAGFIATATVLVLLMVNARSKDLSADGMVHVG; from the coding sequence ATGGCGTCTGTAGAGAGCGTCGACCGCGCGCCCGGCCGGGCCGCGACCGACAGCACTGACCCGGATCCGCGCAGGTGGTGGGCCCTCGCGGTCATCGCCATCGCCCAGCTGATGGTCGTGCTCGACGCGTCCATCGTGAACATCGCCCTCCCCTCGGCCCAGGCCGACCTCGACATCAGTGACGCCAACCGGCAGTGGGTCGTCACCGCCTACACGCTGGCCTTCGGCGGGCTGCTGCTGCTCGGCGGCCGGATCGCCGACTACACCGGCCGCAAGCGCATTTTCATGATCGGCCTGATCGGCTTCGCCCTCGCCTCGGCGCTCGGCGGCGCGGCCACCAATGACGTGATGCTGTTCGGCGCCCGGGCGCTCCAGGGCGCCTTCGCCGCCCTGCTCGCCCCGGCCGCGCTCTCGTTGCTCCAGGTCAGCTTCACCGACGCCAAGGAGCGCGCCCGCGCGTTCGGCGTGTACGGCGCGATCTCCGGCGGTGGCGCGGCCATCGGCCTGATCCTCGGTGGAGTGCTCACCGAGTACGTCAGCTGGCGCTGGTGCCTCTTCGTCAACGTGCCGATCGCCGTGCTGGCCGCCGTCGCCGCCATCGGTGTGGTGCGGGAGAGCCGGGCCCACGGCGACACCCGCTACGACATCCCCGGCGCAGTGCTGGTCAGCGGTGGCCTGGCCGCCCTGGTCTACGGCTTCACCCAGGCGGCTGAGGCCACCGACGGCTGGAGCGACACCAGCACCATCACCTGGCTCGCCGTCTCGGCCGTGCTGCTGGTCGGCTTCGTGATCTGGGAGACCCGCACCCACCACCCGCTGCTGCCGCTGCGCGTGGTGCTCGACCGTAACCGGGGCGCCGCGTACGTGTCCTCCCTGCTCATCGGGGCCGGGCTGTTCGCGATGTTCCTGTTCCTGGCGTACTACTTCCAGCAGAACCTGGGCTATTCGGCGGTCAAGTCGGGCTTCGCGTTCCTGCCCTTCAGCGTCGGCATCATCGTTGCCGCCACGGTGGCCAGCAGCCTGATGCCGAAGGTCAACCCGCGCGTGCTGCTCGTGGTCGGCGGTGTGCTGGCCACGATCGGGCTCGCCCTGCTCACCCAGATCGACCTGGACAGCAGCTGGCTCACGCTGATCCTGCCCGCCGAGGTCCTGATCAGCCTGGGCATGGGCCTGTTCTTCGTGGTGTCGGCCAGCCTGGCCCTGACCCGGGTGGAGGAGCACGACGCCGGCGTCGCCAGCGCCATGCTGAACACCAGCCAGCAGATCGGTGGCGCACTCGGAACCGCCCTGCTGAACACGCTGTTCGCGAGCGCCGTGACGAACTGGCTCACCGACAACGCGGGCAACCCCAACCCGGCCGAGGCCGCGATCCACGGCTACCACGTGGCCTTCTGGGTGGGTGCCGGGTTCATCGCGACGGCCACCGTCCTGGTGCTGCTCATGGTGAACGCACGCAGCAAGGACCTGAGCGCCGACGGCATGGTCCACGTCGGCTGA
- a CDS encoding TetR/AcrR family transcriptional regulator: MDARQRRSRERLHQAVLRLAEERPVTQVSVSELAREAGVHRSTFYEHASSPDDLLRQALMADLDELRNQLLDAPAGDLDQVVSEVTIGVMRHIEKHIGIYRRDLAYTSEVGLRSMLGAHFLESGRLLLDLARRRIEVPVTGVPDEVAAEIAARLVADGTVGAIAGWLERPELSIDDFMRVYVQMLPQWWPLGLTAGKS, translated from the coding sequence ATGGACGCACGGCAGCGCCGGAGCCGCGAGCGGTTGCACCAGGCCGTGCTCCGGCTGGCCGAGGAACGGCCGGTCACCCAGGTCAGCGTCTCCGAGCTGGCCAGGGAGGCGGGCGTGCACCGATCGACCTTCTACGAGCACGCCAGTTCCCCCGATGACCTGCTGCGACAGGCCCTGATGGCGGACCTCGACGAACTGCGCAACCAGTTGCTCGACGCCCCGGCCGGGGATCTCGACCAGGTGGTGTCCGAAGTCACGATCGGCGTCATGCGGCACATCGAGAAGCACATCGGCATCTATCGCCGCGACCTTGCGTACACCTCGGAGGTCGGTCTGCGCTCGATGCTGGGCGCGCATTTCCTGGAGTCCGGGCGTCTGCTGCTCGACCTGGCCCGGCGGCGGATCGAGGTGCCGGTGACCGGGGTGCCCGACGAGGTGGCGGCCGAGATCGCCGCGCGGCTGGTCGCCGACGGCACGGTCGGGGCGATCGCCGGCTGGCTGGAACGTCCCGAGCTGTCGATCGACGACTTCATGCGGGTCTACGTGCAGATGCTGCCGCAGTGGTGGCCGCTCGGGCTGACCGCCGGGAAGAGCTGA
- a CDS encoding alpha/beta fold hydrolase, with product MEHWVQVTPEYRLWVEERGSGTPLVLVMGANAAGVAWPDELVERLAARHRVIRYDHRDTGRSTEAFDEHPYGLTDLAADVVKVLDALEIPAAHLVGMSMGGYLVQLLLLDHPERVLSATVFATAALGAWNAEGLPGPDPGLLRLWEHLGDERGPAEELDFRVEHWRLLNGSRIPFDPAEFRRHERRAVEHAGHDRSPTAHARAAQDGLDRGAELAAVTVPVLVIEAPEDPINPPPHAAHIAGSIGSARLVGIPGLGHALPAAVLGPLAEVLTGFIGEVDEHQ from the coding sequence ATGGAGCACTGGGTCCAGGTCACGCCCGAATACCGGCTCTGGGTGGAGGAGCGGGGGTCCGGCACACCGCTGGTGCTGGTCATGGGCGCGAATGCGGCCGGGGTCGCCTGGCCCGACGAGCTGGTCGAACGGCTGGCCGCCCGGCACCGGGTGATCCGCTACGACCATCGCGACACCGGGCGGTCCACCGAGGCCTTCGACGAACATCCCTACGGCCTCACCGATCTCGCGGCCGACGTGGTGAAGGTGCTCGACGCGCTGGAGATTCCGGCGGCACACCTGGTCGGCATGTCGATGGGTGGCTACCTGGTGCAGCTGCTCCTGCTCGATCATCCGGAAAGAGTGCTCAGCGCAACGGTCTTCGCCACTGCCGCACTGGGGGCGTGGAACGCGGAAGGGCTGCCCGGCCCGGATCCCGGACTGCTCCGGCTGTGGGAGCACCTCGGCGACGAACGGGGGCCGGCCGAGGAGCTGGACTTCCGCGTGGAGCACTGGCGGCTGCTGAACGGATCGCGGATCCCCTTCGACCCGGCCGAGTTCCGCCGGCACGAGCGGCGGGCCGTGGAACACGCCGGGCACGACCGCTCGCCGACCGCGCACGCCCGGGCGGCGCAGGACGGGCTGGACCGCGGCGCCGAACTCGCCGCGGTGACCGTGCCGGTGCTGGTGATCGAGGCCCCGGAAGACCCGATCAACCCGCCCCCGCACGCCGCACACATCGCGGGGAGCATCGGAAGTGCCCGTCTGGTCGGAATTCCCGGCCTGGGGCATGCGTTGCCGGCGGCGGTTCTCGGGCCGCTGGCCGAGGTTCTCACCGGTTTCATCGGCGAGGTGGACGAGCACCAATAG
- a CDS encoding helix-turn-helix domain-containing protein, with translation MSEHVRWQDIRPQHVERAGGEEAVAAEKAELLAEVTGQRLAELRKARGFTQQQVADRMGVTKGRVSQIERGHISGQEVLARYAAALGGQLHQAIYFEDGDIAAIA, from the coding sequence ATGAGTGAGCACGTACGTTGGCAGGACATCCGCCCCCAACACGTCGAGCGCGCTGGCGGTGAGGAAGCTGTTGCCGCCGAGAAGGCCGAGCTGCTGGCCGAGGTCACCGGGCAGCGCCTGGCCGAACTTCGCAAGGCCCGGGGTTTCACCCAGCAGCAGGTGGCCGACCGCATGGGTGTCACCAAGGGCCGGGTTTCCCAGATCGAGCGTGGACACATCTCCGGCCAGGAAGTCCTGGCCCGATATGCCGCAGCCCTGGGCGGCCAACTCCACCAGGCGATCTACTTCGAAGACGGCGACATCGCAGCCATAGCCTGA
- a CDS encoding DinB family protein, protein MSAEADFKAGLHRYLKEGRAALLWKLEGLSEYDLRRPLVPTGTNLLGLVKHVAMVEADYFGVCFGRPFPGSPFPAMADDAEPEADMFAAADESPQDIIDLYRRVHVHSDATIEALPLDAAGSVPWWKPESRHVTLHRILVHMGTETFRHAGHADIVRELIDGSAGSRPGDPNLPDPAAGGREKHHAKLEAIARRFA, encoded by the coding sequence ATGAGCGCAGAGGCGGACTTCAAGGCCGGTCTTCACCGCTACCTGAAGGAGGGCCGGGCGGCGTTGCTCTGGAAGCTGGAAGGGCTGTCGGAGTACGACCTTCGCCGTCCCCTGGTGCCGACCGGGACGAACCTGCTCGGCCTGGTGAAACACGTGGCCATGGTGGAGGCCGACTACTTCGGCGTGTGCTTCGGCCGCCCGTTCCCGGGCAGCCCGTTCCCGGCGATGGCCGACGACGCCGAGCCGGAGGCCGACATGTTCGCCGCCGCCGACGAGAGCCCGCAGGACATCATCGATCTCTACCGGCGCGTGCACGTGCACTCGGACGCGACCATCGAGGCGCTGCCCCTCGACGCCGCCGGATCCGTGCCCTGGTGGAAGCCGGAGAGCCGCCACGTCACCCTGCACCGCATCCTCGTCCACATGGGCACCGAGACCTTTCGGCACGCCGGGCACGCCGACATCGTGCGCGAGCTGATCGACGGCAGCGCCGGCAGCCGGCCGGGCGACCCCAACCTGCCCGACCCGGCGGCCGGCGGCCGGGAGAAGCACCACGCGAAGCTGGAGGCGATCGCCCGGCGCTTCGCGTGA
- a CDS encoding pyridoxamine 5'-phosphate oxidase family protein, whose product MPVTNPWLAGPAPAQSLPRDVLEERILHLLSSQNMCVLATASEDGPLATPVRYYSLGLELMFTAAPGSPKMRNLAADSRISVGIFAPLVGQASSRGLQILGAARTLLRDDPAADGYWEAFRWQSDHVERSRSLEEPPTDPLTIVTPEKIVYTEHWLRRSGYSARQVWRAGV is encoded by the coding sequence ATGCCCGTGACGAATCCATGGCTGGCCGGTCCGGCGCCCGCGCAGAGTCTGCCGCGAGACGTGCTTGAGGAGCGCATTCTCCATCTGCTGAGCAGCCAGAACATGTGCGTGCTGGCGACGGCGAGCGAGGACGGGCCGCTGGCGACGCCGGTCCGTTACTACTCCCTGGGTCTGGAACTGATGTTCACCGCTGCGCCGGGATCGCCGAAGATGCGCAACCTGGCGGCGGATTCGCGGATCTCGGTGGGCATCTTCGCTCCGTTGGTCGGGCAGGCCAGTAGCCGGGGTTTGCAGATCCTGGGCGCGGCACGAACTCTCCTGAGGGATGATCCCGCCGCCGACGGTTACTGGGAAGCCTTCAGGTGGCAGTCGGATCACGTGGAGCGGTCGAGGTCGTTGGAAGAACCGCCGACGGATCCCCTCACGATCGTGACTCCCGAAAAGATCGTCTACACCGAGCACTGGTTGCGGCGGAGTGGCTACTCGGCGCGGCAGGTCTGGCGAGCCGGGGTCTGA
- a CDS encoding GNAT family N-acetyltransferase → MATPRPDALDLVLPGSTVHPFTPSDLAELVVLQRCCWVSEAILNETLDVPALHETHEQVLAWAAAWKTFVVRLDHRLVAAVRGRPEGSDWHVGRLMVAPDLSGRGIGSALLTLIERAAPEDTERFVLFTGGRSVRNIRTYERAGYAVDTQASHAPGHIAGAVILTKTSAVEGDAC, encoded by the coding sequence ATGGCCACCCCTCGACCGGACGCGCTGGATCTGGTGCTCCCCGGCTCCACAGTCCACCCGTTCACCCCTTCCGACCTGGCTGAACTCGTTGTCCTGCAACGGTGTTGCTGGGTGAGCGAGGCGATCCTCAACGAGACCCTCGACGTCCCGGCCCTGCACGAGACCCACGAGCAGGTACTGGCCTGGGCGGCCGCCTGGAAGACGTTCGTGGTCCGGCTGGATCATCGGCTGGTCGCGGCCGTCCGGGGCCGGCCGGAGGGCTCCGACTGGCACGTCGGCAGGCTGATGGTCGCCCCCGACCTGAGTGGCCGCGGCATCGGCTCGGCGCTGCTCACCCTCATCGAGCGTGCAGCGCCGGAAGACACCGAGCGGTTCGTGCTGTTCACCGGCGGCCGCAGCGTCCGGAACATCCGGACCTACGAGCGGGCGGGGTATGCCGTGGACACGCAGGCATCGCACGCGCCGGGGCACATCGCGGGGGCGGTGATACTGACGAAAACTTCTGCGGTGGAAGGGGATGCGTGCTGA
- a CDS encoding type II toxin-antitoxin system RelE family toxin encodes MTDYRTIFTDEARDELRKIPRDMALRILSKLAELETDPLGFNTTALVSRPERRRLRVGDYRVVYTLENDELIVWVVQVGHRSGIYDS; translated from the coding sequence ATGACTGACTACCGCACGATCTTCACCGATGAGGCCCGCGACGAATTGCGAAAGATTCCTCGGGACATGGCCTTACGCATTCTGTCCAAGTTGGCAGAGCTTGAAACCGATCCGCTCGGCTTCAATACCACTGCGCTGGTTTCCCGTCCGGAACGCCGGCGTCTACGGGTAGGGGACTACCGCGTGGTCTATACCCTCGAGAACGACGAGCTGATCGTGTGGGTGGTGCAAGTGGGGCACCGCTCTGGTATCTACGATTCCTGA